CTATTGGCAATATCAATATCTTCAATAAAATCCTCTGACAAGGGAAAAAGCACCTCCTTCTCTTGATAATTTACAGTAGCCAGAAACTGTTGCGGGTATTCTCTTACACTTTCTATTTGTCCCAATTCCCCATGCTGCAAATCTACGACTACAAAGCCTTGCAGGTCTTTAAAAGTAAACTCTTCTTTCTTTTTCTTTGGCATAGTCTTCTGCTGAAGAAAAATTCGTTTTTTAACTAAAGCTTTAGCTTTGTCTATATGATCGATATCTTCAAACAAAAAGTATCCGGTTGTCTGTTGAGATAATTTAAAACTGGAAACAAAGTAAGGAACCATTTTCCCTCCAATTTCCAGAAATACCGCATTCATTTTCAATTTCTCAGGTTCGTGGTAAGAAAATGCCACCTGAACATCTCCTTTTAAACCATGCGTTTTGGTAATGTAACCAATCTCAACAAATTCTTCTGATTTCATCGGCGCAAAGGTATAAAATTTACTCTTTTAATGGGAGCCTGGTCTTAAGCTTGAATTTTTCGAAGCGTGGATCAGACACGCCACGTACATAAGGTTGAAACGGATTACGTTTTACAAAGTTCTGATGCTCTTCTTCGGCCCTATAGAAAACTATCAGCGGAGCCAACTCAGTAACTATCGGTTTGGGAAATACTTTATTTTTAATGAGATCTTTGATTACATCTTGCGCTATTTCCTTTTCCTCAGGTGTTTGATAAAATAAAACCGAGCGATAAGACGAGCCTACATCCGGTCCCTGGCGGTTCTTGGTCGTTGGATCGTGTGAGTCGAAAAATACCTGAACAAGATCTTTGTAACTTACTTTTTTTGGATCGTAATAAATCAAAGTGGCTTCTGCATGTCCGGTTGTCTCTTTGGAAACTTGTTCATATGTTGGATTTTTGGTGTGTCCTCCGGCATAACCCGAAACAGCAGAGTCGACTCCAAAAACAGATTCGAAAACATGCTCTGTACACCAGAAACACCCCTCTGCAAAGGCGGCAATAGCTTTTCCTTTTGGTGGTGTTAAATTTATAGCAGTTGATCTCTCTTTTTGAGTTTTGTTTTTACTTTGCCCGTTGCATGATTGCAAAGTAAAAATCATGATCAATAATAAAAACACATTTTTGTAGGGCTTCATTTTTACTAAACGTTAAAACCAACGAAATAGTTCTGGCTCATTAACCCATTATTCCTTTTCTTAACCATATTCTGCAAGGTGATCGCAAAATGCGACCACCTTGAAATCATTCAATTTACCCCGCCCAATTCTCCCGATCCAAACTTCTGAAATTAATAGCCTCTGCCAAATGTCCTGTCTCTATAGCTTCACTTGTATCTAAATCCGCAATGGTTCTGGCCACTTTTAAAATTCTATCATAAGCCCTTGCAGAAAGCCCCAGCTTTTCCATTGCATTTTTTAACAATGATTGCCCAATGTCGTCAATTACGCAAATCTCTCTAACCATTTGCGAACTCATTTGGGCGTTGCAGTTAATCTGTGGGTGATCCTTAAACCTCTCTTCCTGAATTAGCCGGGATTTCACCACCCTTTCTCTGATCACATCACTACTTTCCGATTTTCTCTGTGAAGACAACTCTTCGAAATTAACAGGAGTCACCTCGACATGAAGATCAATCCTGTCTAACAAAGGTCCGCTCACCTTACTTAAATATTTCTGCACAACACCGGGGGCACACATACATTCCTTTTCAGGATGATTATAAAAACCACAGGGACAAGGATTCATTGCTGCAATCAACATAAAACTTGAAGGATAGTCTACAGACATCTTTGCTCTGGCAATAGTAACTCTGCGCTCTTCCAAAGGTTGACGCATAACTTCCAGCACCGTCCGTTTAAATTCGGGGAGTTCATCCAAAAACAACACTCCATTATGTGCCAGAGAAATTTCACCGGGTTGCGGGTTTCCACCTCCACCAACCAAAGCAACATCCGAAACAGTATGATGTGGTGAGCGAAATGGACGGGTGGTTACTAAGGCATCCGCTGCAGACAATTTGCCTGCCACAGAATGTATTTTTGTAGTCTCCAACGCTTCGTACAAATTTAAGGGTGGCAAGATCGTTGGCAAACGCTTAGCTAACATGGTTTTACCAGCTCCAGGCGGACCTATTAAAATAGCGTTATGTCCTCCTGCTGCAGCTATTTCCAAAGAACGCTTGATATTTTCCTGCCCACGGACATCCGCAAAATCCGAATCGTAATTACTAATCGCGTTAAAGAATTCCTGGCGGGTATCTACCTTCACCGGATCTGGCTTTTGTCCTTCCGTAAAGAATTTAACCAAATCTTGTATATGGGCTATTCCAAAAACATCAACATCATTCACAATAGCCGCTTCTCTTGCATTTTCCTCCGGAAGAATAAAGCCTCTTATATTTTCCTTTTTTGCTTGAATAGCTATAGGTAAGGCCCCTTTTATGGGTTGCACTTTTCCATCCAGAGAAAGCTCTCCCATGATGACATAATCACCAATTCCTTCTGGTAAAATCTGCCCGGATGCGGCTAAAATTCCGGTAGCAATGGTTAAATCATAAGCAGAACCCTCTTTTCTAATATCGGCTGGAGCCATATTCACCACAATCTTTTGTCGTGGCATGCGATATCCGCTAGTACTTAGCGCACTTTCGATACGAAGCATACTTTCTTTTACCGCATTATCAGGCAGTCCTACTATAAAATAGTTCGGCTTTCCCGAAGAAATATTTACTTCAATAGTTATGGTTTGTGCTTCCACACCATAAACCGCACTTCCAAATATTTTTACAGGCATAATTTTTTAGAGAAAGTTAGCAAATTTTCTCTAAAAACCCACCCTTTATAAATACGCTATAACTTGTTCCAATTTCATCCCTCTGGATCCTTTTAAAAGAATCAAAGCTTGATGCACAGGATTTTCATGAAGATATGTTCTTAGTTCCTCTACATTCTTCAGGAAAACAGATTTTTGATTGCTATTTTTAAAGAACTCTTGCCCTACAAACAAGACTTTTGCAATACCCAGCTTTTCAGCCTTTTCTATAACGGCCCTATGCTCAGCCCCAGATTCTTCTCCTAGTTCGAACATATCTCCAAGAATGAGAACTTTATTATCAGCTTCTAACCTCGCAATGTTTTCAATTGCAACTGCCATACTGCTTGGGTTGGCATTATAAAAATCGCCTATAACTGTGTTTCTCTCGGTCTTTATAATCTGTGAACGATTATTCTGTGGTTTATAAGAGTTTATACCTTCGTGAATTTGCTGCGTGGTCAGCCCCAATTTCTTTCCGATAGCTATTGCAGCAAGTATATTTTCGAAATTATAAATTCCCGTTAATTGCGACTGTACCTCATCTTTATTTTCTCCATCCGACCATTCAACAGTTAAATACGGATCATTCGCAATCAGTTTACCGAAAACATAATTATCAGACGATGTTCCATAATAAATAACCTCCTTAAAACTTCTGCTTCTGGCCATTTCCTGTAAATGTAAATTATCCCGATTAATAAAAACCGTTCCACCGTTCTTCGAAAGGAAATCATATAATTCACCTTTCCCTTTCTTTACGCCTTCAAATCCTCCGAAACCTTCTAGATGAGCCTTTCCTACATTGGTAATCAACCCGTAATCCGGGACTGCAATAGCGCATAGCAGTTCAATTTCTTTCTGATGGTTTGCACCCATTTCCACAATAGCGACCTCTGTATCCGGTGTAATAGCCAGTAAGGTCAAAGGAACTCCGATATGATTATTCAGGTTACCCAATGTTGCCGCTGTCTTGAATTTTTGACTTAGAACAGCGTTAATTAATTCCTTTGTTGTTGTTTTTCCATTTGTTCCGGTTAAACCGATAACGGGCAACCCAAGTTGCCTGCGATGATAGTGGGCCAAATCCTGTAAAGTCTTCAACACGTCATCTACAAATATAAACTGTGGATGTTTAGGTAAATCCTGCTTATCTACGATAGCAAAAGCGGCTCCCAGAGCAATTGCCTGCTCTGCAAAAGTATTGGCATCGAAGTTCTCTCCCTTTAAGGCAAAGAACAAACAAGATTCGGTTACTTTACGCGTATCGGTTGATACTGAAGGATGTTTTCTAAAAATAGGATAGAGCTCTTCTATTCGCATAACAAGAATAATTTCCGTAAAGTTAGGGGATAGAAATCGCTTTCAAAAAAAAGAGGCTGTTTTTAGCAGCCTCTTCTTATTTTATTTCGACAGTTTGGAAACCGCCGCTTCATCAACAAACCACTGAACTTCTCCATTCATAGGCTTTATTAACTGAGCAGGATATTTAGTAATATCCTTTTCGCCTTCCAAAACATGTTTAATAGCATCTGCTTTTCCTTCTCCGAAAGTTAAAAAAGCTATATTTTTTGCTTTATTGATCAATGGAGCAGTCATCGTTATTCTATAGACTTGTTTATCTTCCAGATAAACTTCCTTTATTAGGTTTTCATCATTGAATAATACACTTGTTCCCGGGAATAATGACGCCGTGTGCGCATCATCACCCAAACCCAAAAGAACTAAATCAAAAGCCACGTCCTGTCCGAAATGTCTTTTCAAACATCTTTCATATTCCAAAGCAGCACTTTCCGGATCAAGGCTTGTATCTACCTTAAAAATCTGTTCGTCACTCAGATTTAAAGGTGCAAGCGCAGTTGTTGCCATCAGGTAGTTACTATCCGGATGGTCATGTGCTACATAACGTTCATCGCCAAAAAACAGGTACACTTTTGTCCAGTCAATAGCTCCGCTATAGTTTTGAGCTAAAAGTTCGTACAATTTCTTTGGAGAGCTTCCTCCAGATAAAGAAACATCAAATCTTCCTTTTTCAGAGATCGATTTCTTTGCTTCTTCGATAAAATAAGCAGCAATAGAATCTATTGCCGCCTTCGGATCTTTAAAAATATTCAGTTTCATTATTTCTTCTTCGATTTCGATTTTACTGGCATTGTAAACCAATGAAAACCATCTTTCGCTATAAGTGCTTCCGCAATTTCCGGGCCCCAACTGTCGGCAGGGTAATTAGGAAAGTTTAAACTTTTTCTTCCTTCCCAATTATCAATAACCGGCATCAATAATTCCCATGCTGCTTCTACCTGGTCACCACGCATAAATAAGGTTTGGTCACCTTCCATCGCATCTAACAATAATGTTTCGTATGCTTCCGGAGACTCCTTTGGATATGTTCCATCATAATCGAAAACCATATCTACCGGATTTAATATCATATCCAGTCCCGGACGTTTTGCCTGAACTTGTAATCTGATACTCATTTCTGGTTGGATGCTAATGATCAATCTGTTTTGTTGCCAGTTTTCCGATGCATGAGAAGGGAAAATTGGATGTGGAACATCTTTAAACTGTATACTGATAACAGAAGATTTTTGGTGCATACGTTTACCCGTTCTTACATAGAAAGGAACATTTTGCCATCTCCAGTTATCTATAAAGAATTTAAAAGCACAAAAAGTTTCGGTATTCGAATTTGGATCTACTCCTTTTTCCTCTCTATAACCATTCACTTCTTTTCCGCCAACCCATCCGCCAGCATACTGCCCTCTAACGGCATTGTGCTTAACTTCTTCAGGACCAAAACGTCTGATTGCTTTTAACACGTCAACTCTTCTGTTCCTAACTTCATCCGCATTGAAACTTACAGGCGGCTCCATTGCTACCAGACAAAGAACCTGTAAGATATGATTTTGTAGCATATCCCTTAAAGCGCCTGATCCGTCATAATAGCCACCACGATCTTCAATACCAATATCCTCAGTTACAGAAATCTGTACATGCTCTATGAAGTTACGGTTC
This genomic interval from Pseudopedobacter saltans DSM 12145 contains the following:
- the pgl gene encoding 6-phosphogluconolactonase → MKLNIFKDPKAAIDSIAAYFIEEAKKSISEKGRFDVSLSGGSSPKKLYELLAQNYSGAIDWTKVYLFFGDERYVAHDHPDSNYLMATTALAPLNLSDEQIFKVDTSLDPESAALEYERCLKRHFGQDVAFDLVLLGLGDDAHTASLFPGTSVLFNDENLIKEVYLEDKQVYRITMTAPLINKAKNIAFLTFGEGKADAIKHVLEGEKDITKYPAQLIKPMNGEVQWFVDEAAVSKLSK
- the rimM gene encoding ribosome maturation factor RimM (Essential for efficient processing of 16S rRNA), whose product is MKSEEFVEIGYITKTHGLKGDVQVAFSYHEPEKLKMNAVFLEIGGKMVPYFVSSFKLSQQTTGYFLFEDIDHIDKAKALVKKRIFLQQKTMPKKKKEEFTFKDLQGFVVVDLQHGELGQIESVREYPQQFLATVNYQEKEVLFPLSEDFIEDIDIANRILKIELPEGLLDVYLS
- the zwf gene encoding glucose-6-phosphate dehydrogenase, producing the protein MKKKANEQKPTIFTIFGGTGDLAARKLIPALYNLFLDGYMPKEFTIVGLGRTEYNDESYKEVLLDGLNKYSRSGVADPAKWGEFSSNIIYLQSDASKEKTYKDLEQIIADRDEQWAEAATVIHYLSVAPQFFPVISEYISKIKMAGGKEKCRIVIEKPFGRDLETAKELNELLQSLFDESQIYRIDHYLGKETVQNMMAFRFANALFEPIWNRNFIEHVQISVTEDIGIEDRGGYYDGSGALRDMLQNHILQVLCLVAMEPPVSFNADEVRNRRVDVLKAIRRFGPEEVKHNAVRGQYAGGWVGGKEVNGYREEKGVDPNSNTETFCAFKFFIDNWRWQNVPFYVRTGKRMHQKSSVISIQFKDVPHPIFPSHASENWQQNRLIISIQPEMSIRLQVQAKRPGLDMILNPVDMVFDYDGTYPKESPEAYETLLLDAMEGDQTLFMRGDQVEAAWELLMPVIDNWEGRKSLNFPNYPADSWGPEIAEALIAKDGFHWFTMPVKSKSKKK
- a CDS encoding YifB family Mg chelatase-like AAA ATPase, whose translation is MPVKIFGSAVYGVEAQTITIEVNISSGKPNYFIVGLPDNAVKESMLRIESALSTSGYRMPRQKIVVNMAPADIRKEGSAYDLTIATGILAASGQILPEGIGDYVIMGELSLDGKVQPIKGALPIAIQAKKENIRGFILPEENAREAAIVNDVDVFGIAHIQDLVKFFTEGQKPDPVKVDTRQEFFNAISNYDSDFADVRGQENIKRSLEIAAAGGHNAILIGPPGAGKTMLAKRLPTILPPLNLYEALETTKIHSVAGKLSAADALVTTRPFRSPHHTVSDVALVGGGGNPQPGEISLAHNGVLFLDELPEFKRTVLEVMRQPLEERRVTIARAKMSVDYPSSFMLIAAMNPCPCGFYNHPEKECMCAPGVVQKYLSKVSGPLLDRIDLHVEVTPVNFEELSSQRKSESSDVIRERVVKSRLIQEERFKDHPQINCNAQMSSQMVREICVIDDIGQSLLKNAMEKLGLSARAYDRILKVARTIADLDTSEAIETGHLAEAINFRSLDRENWAG
- a CDS encoding UDP-N-acetylmuramoyl-tripeptide--D-alanyl-D-alanine ligase — its product is MRIEELYPIFRKHPSVSTDTRKVTESCLFFALKGENFDANTFAEQAIALGAAFAIVDKQDLPKHPQFIFVDDVLKTLQDLAHYHRRQLGLPVIGLTGTNGKTTTKELINAVLSQKFKTAATLGNLNNHIGVPLTLLAITPDTEVAIVEMGANHQKEIELLCAIAVPDYGLITNVGKAHLEGFGGFEGVKKGKGELYDFLSKNGGTVFINRDNLHLQEMARSRSFKEVIYYGTSSDNYVFGKLIANDPYLTVEWSDGENKDEVQSQLTGIYNFENILAAIAIGKKLGLTTQQIHEGINSYKPQNNRSQIIKTERNTVIGDFYNANPSSMAVAIENIARLEADNKVLILGDMFELGEESGAEHRAVIEKAEKLGIAKVLFVGQEFFKNSNQKSVFLKNVEELRTYLHENPVHQALILLKGSRGMKLEQVIAYL
- the msrA gene encoding peptide-methionine (S)-S-oxide reductase MsrA — protein: MKPYKNVFLLLIMIFTLQSCNGQSKNKTQKERSTAINLTPPKGKAIAAFAEGCFWCTEHVFESVFGVDSAVSGYAGGHTKNPTYEQVSKETTGHAEATLIYYDPKKVSYKDLVQVFFDSHDPTTKNRQGPDVGSSYRSVLFYQTPEEKEIAQDVIKDLIKNKVFPKPIVTELAPLIVFYRAEEEHQNFVKRNPFQPYVRGVSDPRFEKFKLKTRLPLKE